CAAAGGTCGTCCGGGCGATGCCCAACACGCCCGCACAGATCGGCGCCGGCATAACGGCGTGGACCTGCACTGAGGCCGTCGGTTCCGAAGACCGTGAGAACGTGAAACGCATTTTGACCGCACTCGGCAAGGAGCTTTTTGTCGAAACCGAAAACATGATCGACATGGCGACGTCGCTTTCAGCGACCGGCCCGACGTACATCTTTATGGTCATGGAAGCGCTGACCGACGCGGGCGTGCATCTCGGTTTCTCACGCGACATGGCAAAAGAGCTTGTCCAGGAAACGATGCTCGGCTCGGTCAAATTTGCGATGGCCTCGCACAAACACCCCGCCGAACTTCGCAATATGGTCACATCGCCCGGCGGAACGTCAGCCGAAGCCATCTATCAAATGGAAAAAGGCACGCTGCGTACAGTGCTGTCAAAAGCCGTCTATGCCGCCTACAAACGCGCGGTCGATCTGGGTAAAAAGCAAAATTAGCCGCTTCGGCGGAGCGTGAAACGCCAGATCATGCGGCTACGATTTTCGTCAAAGACATATTTCCCGTCCGCAACGAACCAGTAACCCATGAACTGCCATCGGTTCACGCCGAGTTTGCAAAAGAGCGGGACCTCATGGCCGGTCTCGGCAGCGTCGAGCAATGCACGGTTCTGTGCATCGAGTTTCTGATCGCCGCGGCGGCCGTTGCCGGTGTAAAGAATGGTGTTCTCGCCGCCGGCGTGGTGATCCGGATAGCAGGGATTTATCTTTCCGAGATCGGTGAGCAGCGAAACGAGCCGCCCGCGGCTCTGATAAATTCCGATGCGGACGCGATGAACGCGGCTTACCTCAGCCCATGAAAAGACCCGTCCGGCATCTTCATGCGTGAACGGGTATTCTGCGGACATATGCTTTAGATGTCAGGAATTCGGCACGGCGTTCAGCGCCTCATCGACGACTCGGCGAAATGCCAAACCGTCGCCCGATACGCCGACCTCGACGATGCTTTCGGGTTCGAGGTCGCCTTGAATGAGAGCTTCCGAAAGTTCGTCCTCGACATATCGCTGGAGTGCACGCTTGAGCGGCCGTGCACCATATTTGCGGTCGGCACAGGTTTTGTCGATAAGCCAGCGGCGAGCGTCTTCGCTCAATAGAACATGGATGCTGCGGCCGGCGGTGATCAGATTTAGCCGTGCGACCTGCAGGTCAAGTATCTTGTAGAGGTCCTCGTCGGTCAGTTCATCAAAGATGATCATCTCGTCGAGGCGATTGATAAATTCCGGTGCGAACATTCGCTTGACCTCAGACATCACCTCGCTTTCGGCCCGTTCGCGGTTCGCAGACGAACTCGCCTGAAACCCGAGCGATGCCGTCTTTTGGATCGCACGAGCACCGAGATTTGAGGTCATTATGAAGATCGCATTTTTGCAATCGACCGTCTGGCCCGTTGCGTCCGTCAGTACACCATCCTCAAAAACCTGCAGCATCACATTGAAAAGGTCGGGATGAGCTTTTTCGATCTCGTCAAAAAGCACGACGGAATACGGCGAGCGACGTAGCTTTTCGGTCAACTGTCCGCCTTCGTCATGGCCGACGTATCCCGGCGGCGAGCCGATGAATTTCGAGACGGAATGTTTTTCCATGAATTCGCTCATATCAAAGCGAATTAGCGAACGTTCCGAACCGAAAAGGAATTCAGCGAGCGTACGCGCGACCTCTGTTTTTCCGACGCCGGTCGGCCCGAGGAAAAGGAACGAACCAACTGGCCGTCCGGGATTTTTCAGGCCGGCACGAGAGCGGCGAATCGCCCGTGCGAGAGCCGAGATCGCGGGACGCTGCGAGATGATGCGTTCGTGCAGAGCAGTTTCGATGCCGAGCAGTTTCTCGGCCTCTTCCTGCTTCACGGATGAAACGGGCACGCCGGTCCAGCGTGCGATCACGGCATCGACGTCGTCCTTGGTCACCTCGACCGCGGCGAAAGAATCTTCGAGCGAACGCAGCTCGTACGATATAAGCTGATCCTCATTCGCCGACGCACGTTTCCAATTCTCGACCGTCTCTTTCCACGAAGGCTCGCCGCGGTTTTCTTGGTTGTGCCGCAGTTTCGCACGGGCTCCGGCTTCGTCCAGAACGTCGATAGCTTTGTCCGGCAAAAAACGGTCAGGAATATAACGGTTCGATTGCTTGACCGCAGCGGTCAACGCATCGGCGGTGTATCGGATCTGGTGAAACGCTTCGTAGCGTTCGACCACACCGCGAATGATCTCGATCGCCTGTTCCTCGGTCGGCGGCTCGACCTTTACTGCCTGAAAGCGGCGTTCCAACGCACGGTCCTTTTCGATATATTTTCTGAATTCCGTAGGCGTGGTCGCGCCGATACACTGTATCTCGCCGCGGGAAAGAGCCGGTTTCAGGATGTTCGCGGCGTCGAGCGTCCCTTCGGCTGAGCCTGCTCCGACGAGCGTGTGCAGTTCGTCGATGAAGACGATGTTGTCGCGGTTCTCCTTCAGCTCCGACATTATCTTTTTCAGCCGCTCTTCAAATTGGCCGCGATATTTCGTGCCCGCGACAATAAGCGAAAGATCGAGCGAAAGAACGCGCTTTTTCTCAAGGAACGACGGGACTTCGCGGTCTACGATACGCTGTGCGAGGCCCTCGATGATGGCCGTTTTGCCGACGCCTGCCTCGCCGATCAGAACAGGATTGTTCTTCGTTCTGCGGCAGAGGATCTCGATTATTCGCTCAAGCTCGGGGTCGCGGCCGACCAGCGGATCGAGTTTGCCTGCGGCGGCGTCTGCGGTGAGGTCGCGTGTGTATTCTGCCAGTCCGGCCGGTTTCGCGGTATCGGCTCCGGCGGCGAGCACGCCCGGAATTCCGCTCTGCCGCATCATCTCGTCGCGTATGTCCTGCAGGCGTATGCCGTAGCCGAACAGTATTTCTGCAGCTATCGAACGCTCCTCGCGGACAATGCCCAAAAGAACATGTTCGGGGCCGATGTGTCGGTTCTTCAACTGGCGGCTTTCTTCGTTAGCGTAGAAAAGTATCTGTTTGGTCGCGGCGGAAAGGTGGAGTTCGGAGCTCTGCGGTTTACGGTCGCGGACGACAATGCGTTCCTCGACCTCGCGGCGCATCGTGTCAACGGTCAGTGAGTGTTTGAATGGCAGGAACTTGGCGGCGAGCGACTTGTCCTCGCGCATCAGCCCAAGGAGAATGTGCTCCGGCGCAATGACGGGCGAGCCGTACTGCAATGCCTCGTAACGTGCGAAAAAGATCACTCTCCGCGACCTTTCCGTGTAGCGTTCAAACATAAAGATCGATCCCGCGGCCTTTCGTTATACGCGCCATTATAACGAAAAACCGGCCTTCGGCGTAGAATTGCTCAAATAAAGCGAAACGAGCTTGTTTTTGTAATAGTTACAAAGCCCTTTGGAATCCACAACAAAGGCCTGAGAAATAACAAAAAATCGAAAAAACTCCTTGGTTGGTCAATTCAGCGAGCCGGAGCGAGTGTCGATGGTCAGATCGTCGTCGGAAATTATCTCGCGTACCAGCGGTTCGTCCTTTGAGGTGATACTGCGGAGCGCCTTTCCCGCGGGGGCAAGTTCTACCCGCGAAGTGATAACACGCGATACGCGCCGAGGCAGGAATTTGGGTGCGATGTTGGCTATCGAATCCGCCAAAGCTACGATGTCGCCGCCGCCCGGCCAATGCTGCCTGACGACCGTATCGTCGGTCCTGTTTATCAGCCTAAGCAGCGTCAAAGCTACG
This sequence is a window from Acidobacteriota bacterium. Protein-coding genes within it:
- a CDS encoding pyrroline-5-carboxylate reductase — encoded protein: MENKADMRLSFIGCGVMAESIVAGLLRNGIVDAAHISASHPRENRRAELAEKHGISVFGNNSEAAGAVAGHENSAIVLCVKPQRLKKVLADLDGVLHPNDLVISIIAGARIEQLAEALGTAKVVRAMPNTPAQIGAGITAWTCTEAVGSEDRENVKRILTALGKELFVETENMIDMATSLSATGPTYIFMVMEALTDAGVHLGFSRDMAKELVQETMLGSVKFAMASHKHPAELRNMVTSPGGTSAEAIYQMEKGTLRTVLSKAVYAAYKRAVDLGKKQN
- a CDS encoding DUF1232 domain-containing protein produces the protein MSTKAVKAKEKAPAAPKPRRERGELKARMRGFLMFLPNLVLLLGRMLKDGRVPTAEKALFVAAIVYVISPIDLIPDIFPFIGQVDDLYVVALTLLRLINRTDDTVVRQHWPGGGDIVALADSIANIAPKFLPRRVSRVITSRVELAPAGKALRSITSKDEPLVREIISDDDLTIDTRSGSLN
- a CDS encoding ATP-dependent Clp protease ATP-binding subunit; translation: MFERYTERSRRVIFFARYEALQYGSPVIAPEHILLGLMREDKSLAAKFLPFKHSLTVDTMRREVEERIVVRDRKPQSSELHLSAATKQILFYANEESRQLKNRHIGPEHVLLGIVREERSIAAEILFGYGIRLQDIRDEMMRQSGIPGVLAAGADTAKPAGLAEYTRDLTADAAAGKLDPLVGRDPELERIIEILCRRTKNNPVLIGEAGVGKTAIIEGLAQRIVDREVPSFLEKKRVLSLDLSLIVAGTKYRGQFEERLKKIMSELKENRDNIVFIDELHTLVGAGSAEGTLDAANILKPALSRGEIQCIGATTPTEFRKYIEKDRALERRFQAVKVEPPTEEQAIEIIRGVVERYEAFHQIRYTADALTAAVKQSNRYIPDRFLPDKAIDVLDEAGARAKLRHNQENRGEPSWKETVENWKRASANEDQLISYELRSLEDSFAAVEVTKDDVDAVIARWTGVPVSSVKQEEAEKLLGIETALHERIISQRPAISALARAIRRSRAGLKNPGRPVGSFLFLGPTGVGKTEVARTLAEFLFGSERSLIRFDMSEFMEKHSVSKFIGSPPGYVGHDEGGQLTEKLRRSPYSVVLFDEIEKAHPDLFNVMLQVFEDGVLTDATGQTVDCKNAIFIMTSNLGARAIQKTASLGFQASSSANRERAESEVMSEVKRMFAPEFINRLDEMIIFDELTDEDLYKILDLQVARLNLITAGRSIHVLLSEDARRWLIDKTCADRKYGARPLKRALQRYVEDELSEALIQGDLEPESIVEVGVSGDGLAFRRVVDEALNAVPNS